Part of the Longimicrobium sp. genome is shown below.
GCGGCGGGCGCGAGATCCAGGTGGTCTACCAGCTCTGGTCGATCCCCAACCGGCTGAACCTGCGGGTGAAGTGCGAGCTGCCGCTGCAGGCGCTGGAGATCGACAGCACCTACTTCCTCTGGCGCGCGGCCGACTGGCTGGAGCGCGAGGTGTTCGACATGTTCGGCGTGGTTTTCCGCGGGCACCCGGACCTGCGCCGCATCCTGATGCCCTACAACTACGCCGAGGGGCACCCGCTGCGGAAGGACTTCCCGCTGCGCGGGCGCTTCACCCGCGCCGAGCAGACGCGGCGCGCGCTGGCGCAGAAGACCGAAGACCACTACTCGCCGATGGAGCTGGAGATCGCCCACGTGCTGGGGCAGAGCGTGCCCGACCCATTCGACCACGGGGAGACCGGCGGCGGCATGCAGGGGCAGTTCGGCGGCATGGGAGGGGGCGGCTGAGATGGCACTCCGCAGGCTGATCTACAACGTCACGCGCAACCCCGAGCTGGCGCCCGGCGGCGCCCTGGTGCACGCGCCCATCGTCCCCGTCGAGGGCGAGGCGTACGAGGTGCACGAGGACATCGCCGGCGAGCACATGCTCATCAACATCGGCCCGCAGCACCCGGCCACCCACGGCGTGCTGCGCCTGGTGCTGGAGCTCGACGGCGAGACGGTGGTGCGCTGCATCCCCCACATCGGCTATCTCCACTCGAGTTTCGAGAAGCTGGGCGAGTACCGCGACTGGAACCAGATCGTCCCGCTCACCGACCGGATGGACTACCTGGCGCCGCTGATCTACAACTGCGCCTACGCCATGGCGGTCGAGAAGCTGATGGGCGTGGAGGTCACCGAGCGGTGCAAGGTGGTCCGGGTGATCTGCATGGAGCTGGACCGCATCTTCTCGCATCTCCTGTGGCTGGGGACTACGGCGATCGACCTGGGCGCGTTCACCGTCTTCCTCTACACCTTCCAGCAGCGCGAGAAGATCTACGACCTGCACGAGCGCTTCACCGGCGCGCGCATCACCACCTCGAGCACGCGCATCGGGGGGATGATGGCCGACCTGCCGGCGGGGTGGATCACGCAGCTCGAGGAGTTCCTCGACAACTTCCTCCCCGTGGTCGACGAGGTGGAGACGCTGCTGACCAACAACGCCATCTGGGTCGGCCGCACGCAGGGCGTGGGGTCGATCTCCGGCGAGGACGCGGTGAACTGGGGGCTCAGCGGACCGAATCTCCGCGCCTCCGGCGTCAGCTACGACGTGCGCAAGGACCGGCCGTACTACGACTACGAGACGTACGACTTCGACGTGCCCGTGGGCGAGCACGGCGACATCTACGACCGCTACCTCTGCCGGATGGAGGAGATGCGGCAGAGCGTGCGCATCCTCCGCCAGGCCATCGACCGCCTCCCCGGGGGCTCCATCAACGTCGACGACCCGCGCGTCATCCTCCCGCCCAAGACGGCGGCGATGAACGACATGGAGAGCATGATCCACCACTTCAAGGTGGTGATGGAGGGCGTGCGCGCGCCCGTGGGCGAGAGCTGGTTCTCGGTCGAGTCGAGCAAGGGCGAGCTGGGGATGTACGTGGTATCCGACGGCGGGGCGAAGCCGGTCCGCTGGCGGGTGCGCGGGCCCAGCTTCATCAACATCGCGGCGCTCCCGCACATGATCGAGGGGGCGCTCCTTTCCGACGTGATCGCGGTGAACGCGTCGCTCGACATCGTGCTGGGAGAGATCGACCGATGAGCGCGGCAAAGGCAGGGATGCCCGATTCGCCGCCGTCCTCGTGGCCCGTGGCGCAGCAGAACCCCGGCTACGCGGGCGACACCGGCGAGTTCTCGCAGCTCACCGAGGACGACGTCCGCGGCGCGTCGTATGTCGGCGTGCGCCCGAAGGACGGCGGCCTGCCGGTGATCGCGGGGACGCTGCCCTACCAGATCGCCGAGAAGAACCCGGAAGCCCCGATCTTCACGGGCGAGTACGAGGAGCGGCTGCAGAAGGTGCTGGGGGAGTATCCCGATCGCCAGAACGCGCTCCTCCCGGCGCTGCACATGGCGCACGAGATCCGCGGCTACCTGAGCCCGGAGACGATGGACGAGGTGGCGGAGCGGCTGGGGCTCAGTCCCGCGTACGTGCGGGGCGTGGCCAGCTTCTACACCATGTACAACCTGGGCCCGGTGGGGAAGTACCTGATCCAGGTGTGCACCAACATCTCCTGCAACCTGTGCGGGGGCGACGCGGTGTTCGAGGCGTTCCTGCAGCACACGGGCACGGAGCCGGGCGAGACCAGCGCCAACGGCCTGTGGACGGTGATGGAGGTGGAGTGCCTGGGCGCCTGCGGCTTCCCCACGGCGGTGCAGGTGAACGAGCGCTACTTCGAGAACGTGCGGCCCGAGAACGTGCCGGATATTCTCGCGATGCTGACGTAGGAAAAAGAAGTCCTAAGTCCTGAGTCCTAAGTCCCAAGTTGAAGAGCTGCGGACGCGCTCCTCAGCTTGGATCGGACGAAATCACTTAGGACTTAGGACCCAGGACTTAGGACTTAAACGCGGTAGCGGCGGACCCGAAGCGAGACCCGATGGCGTACCCATACAGTCACCCGAAGGAAGTCCGCGTCCTCTCGAAGTACTTCGGCGACCCCGAGGCGCGGACGCTGAAGGGGTGGGAGCAGCGCGGCGGCTACCAGGCCCTGCGGAAGGCGCTGGCCACTCCGCGCGAGGAGATCGTGGCCACCGTCAAGGCGTCGGGGCTGCGCGGCCGCGGCGGCGCGGGCTTCCCCACGGGGCTCAAGTGGAGCTTCATGCCGAAGAAGGTGCCCGGCACGCCCCACTACCTGGTCTGCAACGCCGACGAGAGCGAGCCGGGGACGTTCAAGGACCGCGAGCTCATGCGCTGGACGCCGCACGCCCTCGTGGAGGGATGCGTGATCGGCGCCTACGCCATCAACGCCGAGCGCGCCTACATCTACATCCGCGGCGAGTTCTTCGAGGCGGCGCAGATCA
Proteins encoded:
- a CDS encoding NAD(P)H-dependent oxidoreductase subunit E, whose protein sequence is MSAAKAGMPDSPPSSWPVAQQNPGYAGDTGEFSQLTEDDVRGASYVGVRPKDGGLPVIAGTLPYQIAEKNPEAPIFTGEYEERLQKVLGEYPDRQNALLPALHMAHEIRGYLSPETMDEVAERLGLSPAYVRGVASFYTMYNLGPVGKYLIQVCTNISCNLCGGDAVFEAFLQHTGTEPGETSANGLWTVMEVECLGACGFPTAVQVNERYFENVRPENVPDILAMLT
- a CDS encoding NADH-quinone oxidoreductase subunit C, with the translated sequence MSESDAFKQGLEGLDQGPRPSDAGPDATPPQAGDLPPHPTVDALRERFGDAVLRHEVVAGDEHIVYVAPERNLEILGWLKDDPAHRYDFLQDLTAVDYGGGREIQVVYQLWSIPNRLNLRVKCELPLQALEIDSTYFLWRAADWLEREVFDMFGVVFRGHPDLRRILMPYNYAEGHPLRKDFPLRGRFTRAEQTRRALAQKTEDHYSPMELEIAHVLGQSVPDPFDHGETGGGMQGQFGGMGGGG
- the nuoD gene encoding NADH dehydrogenase (quinone) subunit D is translated as MALRRLIYNVTRNPELAPGGALVHAPIVPVEGEAYEVHEDIAGEHMLINIGPQHPATHGVLRLVLELDGETVVRCIPHIGYLHSSFEKLGEYRDWNQIVPLTDRMDYLAPLIYNCAYAMAVEKLMGVEVTERCKVVRVICMELDRIFSHLLWLGTTAIDLGAFTVFLYTFQQREKIYDLHERFTGARITTSSTRIGGMMADLPAGWITQLEEFLDNFLPVVDEVETLLTNNAIWVGRTQGVGSISGEDAVNWGLSGPNLRASGVSYDVRKDRPYYDYETYDFDVPVGEHGDIYDRYLCRMEEMRQSVRILRQAIDRLPGGSINVDDPRVILPPKTAAMNDMESMIHHFKVVMEGVRAPVGESWFSVESSKGELGMYVVSDGGAKPVRWRVRGPSFINIAALPHMIEGALLSDVIAVNASLDIVLGEIDR